In Magnolia sinica isolate HGM2019 chromosome 12, MsV1, whole genome shotgun sequence, a single genomic region encodes these proteins:
- the LOC131220956 gene encoding uncharacterized protein LOC131220956, with the protein MRISPLKKEAKQSSSPPASTQRLDAESKHGETDSSTHGQRTVATLEQQIKEYEKRMKELEYEVIILQLKVRELEANDKSHLACKVEAHSLRKDKEAAEALATAYKEQLNSTNRLISRTISKGSTQKRRESSDGDESLNKRQKTGVEGDQ; encoded by the exons CAATCTTCGAGTCCACCCGCATCTACCCAACGCCTTGATGCGGAGTCAAAGCATGGTGAGACTGATTCCTCCACGCATGGTCAGAGAACGGTGGCTACTTTG GAGCAACAAATAAAAGAATATGAGAAGCGGATGAAAGAACTGGAATATGAGGTGATCATTCTACAGCTGAAAGTGAGAGAGCTGGAGGCCAATGACAAGAGCCATCTGGCTTGCAAGGTTGAGGCGCACTCGCTAAGGAAAGATAAAGAAGCTGCAGAAGCATTGGCTACAGCTTACAAAGAGCAATTGAATAGTACAAACCGGCTCATTTCAAGGACCATTTCAAAAGGTtcgactcaaaagagaagagagagctCAGATGGTGATGAAAGTCTTAATAAAAGGCAAAAGACGGGAGTGGAAGGTGACCAATAG
- the LOC131220957 gene encoding UPF0481 protein At3g47200-like, protein MVDRTSLEMVEHQLLIPARTDDDPVDQRIGYATIIQVGSEEEHGEDGSDDDDEEEEEEEDGESLVSIHGDELEEEANQEEQPHVLMGHDDLDPRWVFSLERKLLFEPQIQKKSSSINGSCSIHRVPDCFRQGDENAYMPQIVSIGPFHRSKKNLQAMEDRKRNYLRDVISWTRINRGDAPSIILEKYLIAIKSVEKTARDCYSETIDLDSNAFVEMMVVDGCFIIGLLCKVAHLIHVDDGDPIFKMGWLMSKLQNDLLMLENQIPFVVLQSLFDLMNVSSGHDRTSLAHLSLNFFEGLVPKIENAMKEDPKINCQHLLHLFHSSLLPTFKKAEKKEKDNEKEANHLNLIHSVTALKEAGIKFKKAKTADNFFDVKFKNGTMEIPTVVIHGATNSLFLNLIALEQCYSDCSDHFTAYTAFMNCLINSARDVGILRRSGIVENWLGSDEDVAHLFKMLGREVAISTDGFYLSDVFKDVNLYCRTDWNAWKASLKRDYFNNPWAIISFAAAIILLGLTFIQTFFTMYSYFRPPL, encoded by the coding sequence atggTAGATCGCACTTCACTTGAAATGGTGGAACATCAATTGCTCATACCAGCCCGTACCGATGACGATCCGGTCGATCAACGGATAGGATACGCCACGATCATACAAGTAGGCAGTGAAGAAGAACACGGCGAAGATGgctctgatgatgatgatgaagaagaagaagaagaagaagatggagaatcCCTTGTTTCTATTCACGGCGACGAGCTCGAAGAAGAAGCGAATCAAGAAGAACAGCCACACGTTCTGATGGGCCACGATGATCTAGATCCAAGGTGGGTTTTTTCACTCGAGCGAAAGCTTCTCTTCGAGCCGCAGATCCAAAAGAAATCATCAAGCATCAACGGCTCATGCTCAATCCACAGAGTCCCCGATTGCTTCCGTCAAGGTGATGAAAACGCATACATGCCACAGATTGTCTCCATCGGCCCATTCCACCGGTCCAAGAAGAACCTACAAGCCATGGAGGATCGAAAGAGGAACTACCTTCGTGACGTCATTTCATGGACCCGAATCAACCGTGGAGATGCCCCATCGATTATCTTGGAGAAGTACCTAATCGCCATCAAATCGGTGGAGAAAACAGCCCGGGATTGTTACTCAGAGACCATTGATCTCGACAGCAACGCCTTTGTGGAAATGATGGTGGTGGATGGTTGTTTCATCATCGGCCTACTTtgcaaggtggcccacctgatccacgtCGACGATGGCGATCCCATTTTCAAGATGGGTTGGCTGATGAGCAAGCTTCAAAATGATTTGCTGATGCTCGAAAACCAAATCCCTTTTGTTGTCCTCCAATCCCTGTTTGATCTGATGAATGTCTCGAGCGGTCATGATCGTACCTCCCTGGCCCACCTATCCCTCAATTTCTTCGAAGGACTGGTGCCCAAGATCGAAAATGCAATGAAAGAGGACCCCAAGATCAACTGTCAGCATTTACTCCATCTCTTCCACTCCAGCTTACTTCCAACATTTAAGAAGgctgaaaagaaagagaaagataacGAAAAGGAGGCTAATCACCTAAACCTGATACATTCGGTCACCGCCCTTAAGGAGGCTGGGATCAAATTCAAGAAAGCGAAGACGGCAGACAACTTCTTCGATGTGAAATTCAAGAACGGCACGATGGAGATACCGACGGTCGTGATTCATGGAGCCACGAATTCGCTGTTCCTCAATCTGATTGCGCTTGAGCAATGTTACTCTGATTGTAGTGATCATTTCACGGCCTACACTGCTTTCATGAATTGCCTGATAAACTCAGCCAGGGATGTTGGGATCCTCCGCCGGAGTGGGATCGTTGAGAACTGGTTGGGGAGTGAtgaagatgtggcccacctgtttaagATGCTGGGTAGGGAGGTGGCTATTTCGACGGACGGATTCTATCTGTCTGATGTGTTTAAGGACGTTAATCTGTATTGCAGGACGGATTGGAATGCATGGAAAGCGAGCTTGAAGCGggattatttcaataatccatgGGCGATTATTTCTTTTGCGGCAGCAATTATTCTTCTGGGCCTTACTTTCATCCAGACGTTTTTTACCATGTATTCATATTTTCGACCTCCATTGTAG